A genomic region of Notamacropus eugenii isolate mMacEug1 chromosome 3, mMacEug1.pri_v2, whole genome shotgun sequence contains the following coding sequences:
- the LOC140531233 gene encoding olfactory receptor 6V1-like: protein MANLSHPSEFILLGFSTFGELQVLLYGPFLVLYLLAFMGNAIIIAMVLVDAHLHTPMYFFLGNFALLEILVTMTVVPKMLSDLLVSTKTISFTTCMVQFYFYFSLGSTSFLILADMAVDRFVAICHPLHYGTLMNWAVCVRLAGAAWAAPFLAMVPTVLSRVQLSYCYGNIINHFFCDNAPLLQLACSDTSFLEFWDFMLSLAFILSSFLVTLVSYGYIVTTVLRIPSASGRQKAFSTCSSHLILVFIGYSSTIFVYVRPGKAHSVELNKMVVLVTSILTPVLNPFILTFRNETVKTVIQGQMQRVKDLKNST from the coding sequence ATGGCAAATCTAAGTCATCCATCTGAGTTTATCCTATTGGGTTTCTCGACATTTGGTGAGTTGCAGGTGCTGCTCTATGGACCCTTCCTGGTTCTCTATCTTTTGGCCTTCATGGGAAATGCCATCATCATTGCAATGGTCCTAGTGGATGCTCACCTACACACTCCTATGTACTTCTTCCTGGGAAATTTTGCCTTACTGGAGATCTTGGTTACCATGACTGTGGTGCCCAAGATGCTCTCAGACCTCCTGGTCTCCACCAAGACAATTTCCTTTACCACTTGCATGGTCCAGTTCTACTTTTACTTCTCCCTTGGCTCTACTTCCTTCCTCATTCTGGCAGACATGGCTGTGGACCGCTTTGTAGCCATTTGCCACCCACTACACTATGGCACCCTTATGAACTGGGCAGTATGTGTCCGTCTGGCAGGAGCAGCCTGGGCAGCACCCTTCCTAGCTATGGTGCCCACTGTTCTCTCTCGGGTGCAGCTCTCCTATTGTTATGGCAACATCATTAACCACTTTTTCTGCGACAATGCCCCACTGCTTCAGCTAGCCTGCTCAGATACATCATTCCTAGAATTCTGGGACTTCATGTTGTCTTTGGCCTTCATCCTGAGCTCCTTCTTAGTGACACTTGTCTCCTATGGCTATATTGTGACCACTGTGTTGCGTATTCCTTCTGCAAGTGGCCGCCAAAAGGCCTTCTCCACCTGTAGTTCCCACCTCATTCTGGTCTTCATTGGCTATAGCAGCACAATCTTTGTCTATGTTCGACCTGGCAAGGCTCACTCTGTGGAACTCAATAAGATGGTGGTCTTAGTCACTTCCATCCTGACTCCTGTTCTCAATCCCTTCATCCTCACTTTCCGAAATGAAACAGTGAAGACTGTTATCCAAGGACAGATGCAGAGGGTAAAGGATCTGAAAAATTCAACATGA